In one window of Synechococcus sp. M16CYN DNA:
- the menD gene encoding 2-succinyl-5-enolpyruvyl-6-hydroxy-3-cyclohexene-1-carboxylic-acid synthase codes for MQAALTLLHRLQLRGLRRLVLCPGSRSGPLATAAGLLASVGHLQLTTVVDERSAAFLALGMGTASGLGVAVVTTSGTAVANLLPAVVEADLSCQPLLLITADRPVRLKECGANQTVNQEQFLRPACRWCGSGSGQGFHVMSPNDLEVCVDLAWRHSHGTDYTAPGPVHINLPIEEPIHTPNLEHQSLLDIVLKQGDDLLQLNSPLLPTSHAPVLDHLRPGVVIAGPWRGLTPNLPAFQQAVSDWLACSGWPLLADPLAALPVDLPGRLHHWELQLDKLTSIKPLQVLRLGPLAASRRLEAWLQCGLGPQVLITEGEPRSLDPLGLAEQWSGGMAAWWSQQSALAAKPVSPWFLQEQKLGSWLADQLPSKGPISEPALAYQLPQLLPAGLPVMLAASSPVRDWLTWSGQAGSDRRCFSFRGASGIDGTLSLAMGLALESGPLVLITGDLALLHDSNGWLHGRPSGPALIVMLIDNDGGGIFQQLSIEQCSPQRFDDLFAMPQSVNPIVLAAAHGVPGRSVAVLDDLPEALSWGLAQKRPVLLRVCTDRRADAELRLRLRLAAQNEGSVSR; via the coding sequence CTGCAGGCTGCTTTAACTCTGTTGCATAGACTGCAACTTCGTGGGCTGCGACGGCTGGTGCTATGTCCCGGCAGCCGTTCCGGACCACTAGCAACGGCAGCTGGCTTATTGGCATCCGTAGGGCATCTCCAACTTACAACCGTCGTTGATGAGCGTTCGGCTGCCTTTTTAGCACTGGGAATGGGGACAGCTAGTGGGTTGGGTGTGGCAGTTGTAACCACCTCAGGCACAGCGGTGGCTAACTTGCTGCCGGCAGTCGTTGAAGCCGATCTTTCATGCCAGCCGCTTCTTTTAATCACCGCCGATCGTCCGGTTCGCCTTAAAGAGTGCGGCGCCAATCAAACCGTGAATCAAGAGCAATTTCTACGGCCTGCTTGTCGTTGGTGCGGTAGCGGTTCAGGTCAAGGTTTTCATGTCATGTCGCCAAACGACTTAGAGGTCTGTGTCGATTTGGCTTGGCGTCATAGCCATGGAACCGATTACACAGCTCCGGGGCCAGTGCACATCAACTTACCCATAGAGGAGCCAATCCACACTCCAAATTTGGAGCATCAGAGTTTGTTGGATATCGTATTGAAGCAGGGTGATGATCTACTCCAACTCAACAGCCCGCTTCTACCCACATCTCATGCTCCGGTTCTAGATCATTTGCGCCCAGGGGTTGTCATCGCCGGGCCATGGCGCGGTTTGACCCCAAATCTACCTGCTTTTCAGCAGGCAGTTAGCGATTGGTTAGCCTGCAGCGGCTGGCCCCTCCTGGCAGATCCCTTAGCTGCTTTGCCGGTTGATCTACCGGGACGTCTGCACCATTGGGAGTTGCAGCTAGATAAGTTGACCAGTATCAAGCCGTTACAGGTGCTGCGGCTTGGGCCGTTGGCCGCGAGCCGACGTTTAGAGGCATGGCTACAGTGCGGTTTAGGTCCTCAAGTGCTAATTACAGAAGGGGAGCCGCGCTCTCTGGATCCCCTTGGCTTAGCCGAACAGTGGAGCGGTGGAATGGCAGCTTGGTGGTCACAACAATCGGCACTCGCTGCTAAACCAGTGTCTCCGTGGTTCTTACAAGAGCAAAAATTAGGGTCATGGCTAGCTGATCAGCTCCCCTCCAAGGGACCCATCAGCGAACCTGCCCTGGCCTATCAGTTGCCTCAACTACTGCCTGCTGGTCTGCCGGTGATGCTCGCTGCCAGTTCTCCGGTGCGGGACTGGCTCACCTGGAGCGGCCAAGCCGGCAGTGATCGTCGTTGCTTCAGCTTCCGGGGCGCGTCTGGTATCGACGGCACCTTATCACTGGCTATGGGACTTGCTTTGGAAAGTGGCCCGCTGGTCCTGATTACCGGCGATTTGGCTTTGCTTCATGACAGTAATGGTTGGCTGCATGGACGACCAAGTGGTCCGGCCCTGATAGTGATGCTAATCGATAACGATGGTGGTGGTATTTTTCAACAATTATCGATTGAGCAGTGCTCACCCCAGCGTTTTGATGATCTATTTGCCATGCCGCAGTCGGTGAACCCAATTGTTCTCGCAGCTGCCCATGGCGTCCCAGGGCGATCGGTCGCTGTACTCGATGATTTGCCCGAGGCTCTTTCCTGGGGCTTGGCCCAAAAACGTCCAGTTTTGTTACGGGTTTGCACTGATCGCCGTGCCGATGCTGAACTGCGCCTTAGGTTGCGTCTGGCCGCCCAAAATGAAGGGTCGGTAAGCAGGTGA